From the genome of Gemmatimonas phototrophica, one region includes:
- a CDS encoding YajQ family cyclic di-GMP-binding protein, with protein sequence MASAYSFDVTTGCDLQEVDNAVNQAQKEVAQRFDFKGSHILIDFKRADAVIHIEAEGEMRHDALIDVLRGKLIKRGVSVKNLEFTDPKPGSHEILRSEIKLKMALDSETAKKVTAAVKEAKLKKITASIQGEQVRISSPDKDMLQECIAMLRGGEFGVELQFGNFR encoded by the coding sequence ATGGCTTCAGCGTATTCATTCGATGTGACCACCGGCTGCGATTTGCAGGAAGTGGACAACGCGGTCAATCAAGCGCAAAAGGAAGTGGCGCAGCGCTTCGACTTCAAAGGCTCGCACATTCTCATCGACTTCAAGCGCGCCGACGCCGTGATTCACATTGAGGCGGAAGGCGAAATGCGGCACGACGCCCTTATCGATGTGCTGCGAGGGAAGCTGATCAAGCGGGGCGTCTCGGTGAAGAATCTCGAGTTCACCGACCCCAAGCCTGGCAGTCACGAGATTCTGCGTTCGGAAATCAAGCTCAAAATGGCGCTGGACAGCGAGACGGCCAAGAAGGTTACGGCCGCGGTCAAAGAGGCCAAGCTCAAAAAGATCACGGCGTCCATTCAGGGTGAGCAGGTACGCATTTCCAGCCCGGACAAGGACATGCTGCAGGAGTGCATAGCGATGTTGCGCGGCGGGGAATTCGGCGTGGAGCTGCAGTTCGGGAATTTCCGGTAG
- the rimO gene encoding 30S ribosomal protein S12 methylthiotransferase RimO: MLKFGLVTLGCDKNTVDSERYLADLVAHGAEPVQDLRDADVVLVNTCGFIDAAKAESIEAIVDAARLKDDGQVKAVFAIGCMVERHKDELIDALPEVDVFLGNSETDRIVPELVERGLLGGSLVEHPGVRLFSGDLPQVRYLKISEGCDHGCAFCAIPLMRGKHRSFALDDLVREAQLLEAQGAREINLVAQDLAHYGRDRRDGNALPELLEALVRETTIPWIRNMYLYSTGITPRLLEVIAANERIVRWLDTPMQHGSDAVLARMRRPERQKTIRERLAQYRSIVPDLAVRTSVIVGFPGETEDDFNTLCDFLEEMQFDRVGVFTYSPQEGTRAFAMDDDVAESIKQERKERLEELQRSITASRYERFLNREARVMVERAGEAPNVWVCRAPWQADDIDGLMHVSVPEPLRQGTRPVPGAMLDVHVDQVVDDYDFTATLLRVADLPAQATPVRSSRALPLVGLDTTTAGSFGR; the protein is encoded by the coding sequence ATGCTGAAATTCGGGCTGGTCACCCTCGGGTGCGACAAAAATACGGTGGACTCCGAGCGCTATCTCGCGGACCTCGTGGCGCACGGCGCCGAGCCGGTGCAGGACCTGCGCGACGCGGATGTCGTGCTGGTGAACACCTGCGGGTTCATCGATGCCGCCAAGGCCGAGTCCATTGAGGCCATCGTGGACGCGGCGCGCCTCAAGGATGACGGGCAGGTGAAGGCAGTCTTTGCCATTGGCTGCATGGTGGAGCGCCACAAGGACGAGCTGATCGACGCGCTCCCCGAAGTCGACGTGTTTCTGGGGAACTCCGAAACCGACCGCATTGTGCCGGAACTGGTGGAGCGCGGGCTCTTGGGCGGGTCACTGGTGGAGCACCCCGGTGTGCGCCTGTTCAGCGGCGACCTGCCGCAGGTGCGCTACCTCAAGATCTCCGAGGGGTGTGACCACGGCTGCGCTTTCTGCGCCATTCCGCTCATGCGCGGCAAGCATCGGAGCTTTGCGCTGGATGACCTCGTGCGCGAGGCCCAGCTGCTGGAAGCGCAGGGGGCGCGCGAAATCAATCTCGTGGCGCAGGACCTCGCGCATTACGGACGTGATCGCCGCGATGGCAATGCACTCCCCGAGCTGCTCGAAGCGCTCGTGCGCGAAACCACCATTCCGTGGATTCGCAACATGTATCTCTACAGCACCGGCATTACGCCGCGGCTGCTTGAGGTGATTGCGGCCAACGAGCGCATCGTGCGCTGGCTTGATACGCCCATGCAGCACGGCAGCGATGCGGTGTTGGCGCGCATGCGGCGTCCGGAGCGCCAGAAGACCATTCGCGAGCGGCTCGCGCAGTACCGCAGCATTGTGCCCGATCTGGCCGTGCGCACCAGCGTAATTGTGGGCTTCCCCGGCGAAACTGAAGACGATTTCAACACGCTCTGCGACTTCCTCGAGGAGATGCAGTTTGATCGCGTGGGCGTGTTTACCTATTCGCCGCAGGAAGGCACCCGCGCGTTCGCCATGGACGACGATGTGGCCGAAAGCATCAAGCAGGAGCGCAAAGAGCGATTGGAGGAGTTGCAACGCAGTATTACCGCGTCGCGCTACGAACGCTTCCTCAATCGCGAGGCGCGCGTCATGGTGGAGCGGGCCGGCGAGGCGCCCAATGTGTGGGTATGCCGCGCGCCCTGGCAGGCTGATGACATTGATGGGCTCATGCACGTGTCGGTGCCGGAACCGTTGCGGCAGGGCACGCGTCCGGTGCCGGGCGCCATGCTGGATGTGCACGTTGACCAGGTGGTCGACGATTACGATTTCACCGCCACCTTGTTGCGGGTTGCTGATCTGCCCGCGCAGGCAACACCTGTTCGCTCCTCCCGCGCATTGCCGCTGGTGGGGCTCGATACCACGACCGCCGGGAGCTTTGGCCGATGA